Proteins from a single region of Meles meles chromosome 10, mMelMel3.1 paternal haplotype, whole genome shotgun sequence:
- the LMOD2 gene encoding leiomodin-2 — MSTFGYRRGLSKYESIDEDELLASLSAEELKELERELEDIEPDHSLPVGLRQKSLTEKTPTGTFSREALMAYWEKESQKLLEKERLGECGKVAEEDKEESEEELIFTETNSEVSEEVYTEEEEEEEEEEEEEDEGTTENEKGINGTVNYDSIDSDNSKPKTFKSQIENITLTNGHSGRNTESPTAIHPCGNPTVIEDALEKIRNNDPHTTEVNLNNIENITSQTLARFAEALKGNTVVKTFSLANTRADDSAAMAIAEMLKVNQHITNINVESNFITGKGILAIMRALQQNTVLTELRFHNQRHIMGSQVEMEIVKLLRENTTLLRLGYHFELPGPRMSMTSLLTRNMDKQRQKRMQEQKQQEGYDGGANLRTKAWQRGTPGSSPYASPRHSPWSSPKLPKKVQTVRSRPPSPVAPPPPPPPPPPPLPPQRLPAPPPPPPPPLPEKKLITRNIAEVIKQQESAQRALQNGQKKKKGKKVKKQPNNILKEIKNSLRSVQEKKMEEGSRPSTPLRSAHDNLMEAIRGSSIKQLRRVEVPEALR; from the exons ATGTCTACCTTTGGCTACAGGAGAGGACTTAGCAAATATGAATCCATCGATGAGGATGAACTTCTTGCTTCCCTGTCAGCTGAGGAGCTGAAGGAGCTAGAGAGGGAGTTGGAAGACATTGAACCTGATCACAGCCTTCCCGTGGGGCTAAGGCAAAAGAGTCTGACCGAGAAAACTCCCACGGGGACATTCAGCAGAGAGGCACTGATGGCCTATTGGGAAAAGGAGTCCCAAAAACTCTTGGAGAAGGAGAGGCTGGGGGAGTGTGGAAAG GTTGCTGAAGAAGATAAAGAGGAGAGTGAGGAAGAGCTCATCTTCACTGAAACTAACAGTGAGGTTTCTGAGGAGGTTTatacagaagaggaggaggaagaggaggaggaagaagaggaggaggacgaaggaacaactgaaaatgaaaaaggcaTTAATGGAACTGTAAATTATGATAGCATCGATTCTGATAACTCTAAGCCAAAGACATTTAAAAGTCAAATAGAAAACATAACTTTGACCAATGGCCACAGTGGAAGGAACACTGAGTCGCCCACCGCCATTCACCCTTGTGGAAACCCTACGGTGATCGAGGATGCCTTGGAAAAGATTAGGAACAACGACCCTCACACCACAGAGGTCAACTTGAACAACATCGAAAACATCACATCGCAGACCCTTGCCCGCTTCGCTGAGGCCCTCAAGGGCAACACGGTGGTGAAGACTTTCAGTCTTGCCAACACGCGCGCAGACGACAGTGCGGCCATGGCCATTGCGGAAATGCTCAAAGTCAACCAGCACATCACCAACATCAACGTGGAGTCCAACTTTATCACGGGCAAGGGGATCCTGGCCATCATGAGAGCTCTGCAGCAGAACACGGTGCTCACAGAGCTGCGCTTCCACAACCAGAGGCACATCATGGGCAGCCAGGTGGAGATGGAGATCGTCAAGCTGCTCAGGGAGAACACCACGCTGCTGAGGCTGGGCTACCATTTTGAGCTCCCAGGACCAAGAATGAGCATGACGAGCCTCCTGACAAGAAATATGGATAAACAGAGGCAGAAGCGGATGCAGGAGCAAAAACAGCAAGAGGGCTATGATGGAGGAGCCAATCTTAGGACCAAAGCGTGGCAAAGAGGAACACCTGGCTCTTCACCTTATGCATCTCCCAGGCACTCTCCCTGGTCATCCCCCAAACTCCCCAAGAAAGTCCAAACTGTGAGGAGCCGTCCTCCATCTCCTGTGGCTCCGCCCCCTCCAccgcccccaccaccccctccgcttcccccacagaggctgccagctcctcctccaccaccacctcctccaCTCCCAGAGAAAAAACTAATCACCCGAAACATCGCAGAAGTCATCAAACAACAGGAGAGTGCCCAGCGGGCATTACAAAatggacagaaaaagaaaaaagggaaaaaggttaagaaacaaccaaacaacatcctaaaggaaattaaaaattcccTGAGGTCagtgcaagaaaagaaaatggaagagggTTCCCGACCTTCTACCCCACTCCGATCAGCTCATGACAATCTCATGGAAGCTATTCGGGGAAGCAGTATCAAACAGCTACGGCGG GTGGAAGTTCCAGAAGCTCTGCGATAA